From Woronichinia naegeliana WA131, the proteins below share one genomic window:
- a CDS encoding type II toxin-antitoxin system VapC family toxin → MNVYVVDTHALAWFIGEDSRLSLQAEKILKGGELGTTQVLVPTLVLAEITHLVQKKRINVGIETVIERIDQSNGFTIIAFDFPILKAMLELPDCWDIHDRIIAATSLYYQAVLITRDNILRSYKNLNTIWD, encoded by the coding sequence ATGAATGTTTATGTGGTTGATACTCATGCTTTAGCTTGGTTCATTGGTGAAGATTCCCGTTTATCATTGCAAGCCGAGAAGATTTTAAAAGGAGGAGAACTGGGAACAACTCAAGTTTTAGTGCCGACTTTGGTTTTGGCTGAGATTACCCATCTTGTCCAAAAGAAACGAATCAATGTAGGAATTGAAACGGTTATTGAACGAATTGATCAAAGTAATGGATTTACAATTATTGCTTTTGATTTTCCAATTCTAAAAGCTATGTTAGAATTACCAGACTGTTGGGATATTCATGATCGAATTATTGCCGCAACGTCACTTTATTATCAGGCGGTTTTAATTACACGAGATAATATTTTAAGGAGTTATAAAAACCTAAATACAATCTGGGATTGA
- a CDS encoding nucleotidyltransferase domain-containing protein: MKHLQRDSVLTILSQNKADLCDRYGLISLGIFGSVARDEAREDSDMDVIVKLSKPNLFALVHLREELINLLGCEVDIIHESKALRPFFRNIIERDSIWV, from the coding sequence ATGAAACATTTACAACGAGACAGTGTACTAACAATTCTAAGTCAAAATAAGGCGGATTTATGCGATCGCTATGGTTTGATTTCTTTGGGAATTTTTGGGTCGGTGGCACGAGATGAGGCACGGGAGGATAGTGACATGGATGTTATTGTCAAATTGAGTAAGCCTAACTTATTTGCGCTTGTACATTTACGAGAGGAGTTAATAAATTTGTTGGGCTGTGAAGTGGATATTATCCATGAGAGTAAGGCCCTAAGACCATTTTTTCGTAATATAATTGAGCGAGACTCTATTTGGGTATGA